The sequence AAATTACCCTTGCTTCTTAAATTACTTAAGGGAGAAACGAATGATACACGTGATGTTTTATATGAAAGGTTCAAAACAGGCCAAGTGGCTGTCTCTAAAAAAGAAAAACTAGGAACGAATATTGACGGTGACCCAGGAGATGACTTGCCCTTAACTCTTGAAGTGTTAGCTTCTCACATAACTGTTTTTGTGCCTAGTTGATTTTAACAGTTTCCATAAAACACCATAAAAAACCCGTTGCGTGTAAGCAACGGGTTTTATTTGAAAACTAATTTAAAAAATCTTCTGTCAATGTCAAAAAGGTTTCAACATCATTTTTCATAATCGCTATTCCAGCCTCCCAGAATTCGGGTTTAGTCAAATCAGCGTTTAAGTGTTTCATTGCCAAATCTTCCGTAGACATAGAAGCCGTATCTCTCAATAAAGCGATGTAACGCTCTTCAAATCCTTGGCTTTCTTCAAGAGACTGAGCATAGATTCCTAGACTGAAAAGGTATCCAAACGTATAAGGGAAGTTATAAAAAGGCACATCCGCAATAAAGAAGTGTAATTTGCTAGCCCAAAAATGCGGATGGTAGCTGCTTAAAGAATCTTGATAGGCTTCTTTTTGGGCAGCCTCCATTAACTCAGACAAGCGTTCATCTGTTACAATACCGGTTTGGCGTTCTTTATAAAAATTAGATTCAAAGATAAAACGAGCATGAATGTTCAAGAACATTGCCAATGCGTTTTGAATTTTCGTATCTAGTAAACCAATTTTAGCCTCTTTTGTTTTAGCTTCTTTTACAGTTGCATCGGCAACGATCATTTCAGCGAAGGTACTAGCTGTTTCAGCTACATTCATCGCATATTGTTGGTTTAAAGCAGGCAAGTCATTCATTACATGGCTATGGAAAGCGTGGCCTAATTCGTGTGCTAAAGTAGAAACTTCACTTGGTGAATCGGCATAAGTCATAAAAATTCTTGATTCATTGCTTTCTGGCAATTCTGCACAGTAGCCGCCAGGACGTTTGCCGCTGCGGTTTTCAGCTTCGATCCAATTGTGTTCAAAAGCATATTGAGCAAAATCAGCCATTTTTGGACTCACTTTTTTGAAGTTTTCGATGATGAACTCGGCCCCTTGATCATACGGATAAACTTGAGGTTCTGCGTTCCCAACTAAAACAGGCGCTTCAATATCTTGCCAAGCTAATTTTTCTTTTCCTAATAATTGGGCTTTTCGGTTTAAATAATCTATAAAAGGCTGCTTATGATCGCTAACGGCTTGCCACATGGTGTCTAATGTTTCACGTTTCATTCGATTGTATTCTAACGGACGTTTTAAGTAATCGGTCACGCCATGAGCTTGATAATCTGCTAAACGAAATCCGGCTAAATGATTAAGCGTATCGCTGAATAAAGGAGCTTTTGCTGACCAAGTTGCTTCCCATTTCTGAAAGAGCTGTTCTCTAACTTCAGCATCAGGATCCGCATTCATTTTATTGTAGGCTTGGCCCGCAGATAAGTTGGTTACATGCCCATCTTTATCTTCAAATGGAATTTCAATTGTTGCAACTAATGTATCGTAATGGTCGCTCCAGCCTTGGAATCCATCAATGGAAAGAGAATTGATCAAGGCCTCTTCAGCTTCACTCAATAATTCTTTACCTTGAGTTCTTATTTCATTTAAAACAAATTGAATCGGTTGAAACTCAGGCAGATTTGTTAAGTTAGTCCATTCAGAGTCAGGTATCTCAACTATTTTTTTAGCTAAAATTGTCTGAACCGTGCTCGAAAAGCTGCTTAATTCGAATGCTTTCCCCAATAGAGCACTGGCTTGTTTATTATTGATATCAGCAGATTGAACAGCTTCAATAAAAGTATGGACTTGAGACAAACCAAAAGTTACTTTTTCTTGTAAAGCTAGTAATTGTGTAAAGTGTTTGAAATCAGGTCCATCTTGTTCACTGTTCCAACTGGTTACATTTTTTGATAATTCCTCTAACTGTTCTTGAAGGAGAGCCATTTTTTCATGGAGTTGAGTTGAACGACTGCCTCCAGGAAAAATAGATTCTAAATCCCAATTTATACTGTATTTCATTTAAAAACTCCCTTTCTAATTGCCGCTTTCTTTATTATAGTCCAGTTGCTTCTATTTTGAAAATAACCATTATCGGTGAAAAAGTTGGAAAAGAAAAATAATCCGCTGATTTTAAGACAAACCCATTCAAATGGCCAATCAGTAAGGGGATTAAACTTGAAATAAATTTAACTTTTAAAAGAATAGAAGAAGAGAAGTCGAGCAACTTGACTTCTAAAAATCTTTGAGCTAGCATAGTAAATGACATGAAATGAATAAAGCTTCTGTTAGGTGAGGCTCCTATATGGAAAAACGCTGCTGCCCAAAAACGTCGAGAGACACCAATGGGTCAACAGGAATGATCGAATTAAGGTCATTTTTAATGTAGCTGATGAATAATCTACGCCATATAGTGCTAAAACTCGACGATGGAGAAGGAATACAAGGAACTTTTTTGAGGTGCAAAAAAGCTGTATTTAAATATGGAATCGTTTATCGTTTATTTAGAATGGATATTCAAGCATATACTCTATCGCAGAATGGAGTGTATGCTTTTTTATTGTTTTCTTTCTAAAAGGGGTTTCAATCGTAATTTCGAGTTTTTGAATTGTCATTTCAGAGTAATGCGCAGACCTATCAAAAAAAGGCGAGGTGAATGGTATGGAAAAAGGCTCTAGTAGTGATAGTCCAGGTGATGATTGTTGGAGAGATGAAGAAAAAATAAGTAAGCCTGCCATGACCCTCTTAATTAGGATAATAGTGTAGCAAACTTGTTTTTTCCGGTAAGGCAAAAGGAGGAAAAAATAATGGCAAATCAAAAGAAGCACATTTATACAGAAAAAAAATCTAAAAACAACCAATTAAAAGAATTAGGCTACCTCACAGAAGAAGCAGTTTTAAAACAGTTGGATACAGGAGAGTCAGGCTTAAGCAAATCAGAAGCGGAAAAGCGCTTAGAAGAATTTGGGTTAAATGAAGTCGCTGCTCAAAAGCCTGTTCCTTGGTATCTACTATTACTCCAAGCATTTAAAGATCCATTTATTTATGTTTTAGCACTTTTATTAGTTGTCTCAGCTGCTACTAAAGATTTTGAAGCCAGTATCGTTATGGGCTTGATGATTTTATTCAGTGCAGGACTTCATTTTATTCAAGAATATCGTTCTCAAAAAGCCAGTTTGGCTTTGAAAGAACTTATCGAAACCACTTGTGCAGTGACCAGAGAAGGGGTAACGAAAGAAATCCCCATTGATGAAGTCGTTCCTGGCGATATTGTCAATCTGTCGACAGGAGACTTGATTCCAGCAGATGCTCGTTTGATTTGGACTAAAGACTTATTCGTCAATCAATCGTCATTAACGGGAGAATCGATGCCGATTGAAAAGTTTGTCCAAATAGAAGGCGAAAAAGAAGATCCGCACGTAACGGCTTTGGATCTTCATAACTTAGCTTTTATGGGGACAGATGTTTTAAGCGGACAAGGAAAAGTAGTCGTATTAAAAACAGGAGAAGATACTTTCTTTGGAGATATTGCTACTCAATCTTCTAAATCTAGAGGAGAAACGAGCTTTGACCGTGGCGTAAAAAATGTTAGTAAATTATTGATCAACTTTATGCTTGTCATGGTTCCTATTGTATTTTTAATCAATGGAATCTCAAAAGGCGATTGGGGCGAAGCTTTCTTCTTCTCAATAGCAGTAGCTGTTGGTTTAACACCAGAAATGCTGCCGATGATCATTACGAGCAACTTAGCTAAAGGTGCGATTACGATGTCTAAGAAAAAAGTAATCGTTAAAGAATTAAATGCTATTCAAAACTTGGGTGCTATGGATGTCTTATGTACGGATAAAACTGGAACGATAACGGAAGACAAAGTCGTTTTGGTACGTCATGTAAATCCGATTGGCGAAGAAAGCAATCGTGTTTTAGAGTTAGCGTATATGAACTCAAATTATCAAACCGGTTGGAAAAATGTGATGGATCACGCTGTCATTGAGTATTTCAGTGAAAATCGTGAAGAAGCTGAATTAGAAAAAGTCGAAAAAATTGACGAAATTCCATTCGATTTCTCAAGACGCCGTTTAACTGTAGCTGTCAAAACAGGGGATCAGCAAATTATGATCACTAAAGGCGCCGTAGAAGAAATGCTGAAAGTTTGTCAATATGTAGAATTGAACGGTGAAGTTGTTCCGTTGACACCAGAATTACAAAAAACGATGGAAGAAGTCAGCATCAAAATGAACAAAGAAGGCATGCGTGCACTAGGTGTCGCCTATAAACTGAACGTTCATGATTCAGCTGTTTACTCAATTAAAGATGAAGCAGATATGGTGCTAGTAGGGTTCATGGGATTTTTAGACCCGCCAAAACAATCTTCTATCACAGCTATTAAGTCGCTCCATGAACATGGTGTGAATGTAAAAGTTTTGACTGGCGATAACGAAATAGTCGCTCAAAAAATCTGTAAAGAAGTTGGAATCGAAGTGAACCGTGTGATTCTTGGAACAGAACTTGAAACGATGGATGACAACGAATTGATGGATGCAACAGAAGAAGTCAATCTTTTTGCTAAATTAAATCCAACTCAAAAAGCTCGAATCATTGAATTATTGCAACAAAAAGGACACACAGTTGGATTTATGGGAGACGGCATCAACGATGCGCCCGCATTGAGAACGGCTGATGTAGGGATTTCTGTTGATACCGCAGCAGATATTACTAAAGAAGCTAGTTCAATCATTCTGTTGGAAAAGAGTTTAACGGTTTTAGAAGACGGTGTGTTAGAAGGCCGGACTGTTTTTGGAAACATGATGAAATACATTAAAATGACGATCAGTTCAAACTTCGGTAATGTATTTAGTGTATTAGTAGCCAGTGCCTTTTTACCATTCTTGCCAATGCTTTCGATTCAACTCTTAGTCCAAAACCTTATTTATGATATCGCCCAATTAACCATTCCTTGGGATAAGATGGATGAGGAAGATTTAATGAAACCAGCTAAATGGGGAACGTCAGATTTATTGAAGTTTACTTTTAGCATTGGGCCGATCAGTTCGATTTTTGATATTTTAACATTTGTACTGATGTGGTTTGTTTTCCAAGCTAACACGGT is a genomic window of Carnobacterium sp. CP1 containing:
- a CDS encoding M3 family oligoendopeptidase, whose product is MKYSINWDLESIFPGGSRSTQLHEKMALLQEQLEELSKNVTSWNSEQDGPDFKHFTQLLALQEKVTFGLSQVHTFIEAVQSADINNKQASALLGKAFELSSFSSTVQTILAKKIVEIPDSEWTNLTNLPEFQPIQFVLNEIRTQGKELLSEAEEALINSLSIDGFQGWSDHYDTLVATIEIPFEDKDGHVTNLSAGQAYNKMNADPDAEVREQLFQKWEATWSAKAPLFSDTLNHLAGFRLADYQAHGVTDYLKRPLEYNRMKRETLDTMWQAVSDHKQPFIDYLNRKAQLLGKEKLAWQDIEAPVLVGNAEPQVYPYDQGAEFIIENFKKVSPKMADFAQYAFEHNWIEAENRSGKRPGGYCAELPESNESRIFMTYADSPSEVSTLAHELGHAFHSHVMNDLPALNQQYAMNVAETASTFAEMIVADATVKEAKTKEAKIGLLDTKIQNALAMFLNIHARFIFESNFYKERQTGIVTDERLSELMEAAQKEAYQDSLSSYHPHFWASKLHFFIADVPFYNFPYTFGYLFSLGIYAQSLEESQGFEERYIALLRDTASMSTEDLAMKHLNADLTKPEFWEAGIAIMKNDVETFLTLTEDFLN
- the mgtA gene encoding magnesium-translocating P-type ATPase, which codes for MANQKKHIYTEKKSKNNQLKELGYLTEEAVLKQLDTGESGLSKSEAEKRLEEFGLNEVAAQKPVPWYLLLLQAFKDPFIYVLALLLVVSAATKDFEASIVMGLMILFSAGLHFIQEYRSQKASLALKELIETTCAVTREGVTKEIPIDEVVPGDIVNLSTGDLIPADARLIWTKDLFVNQSSLTGESMPIEKFVQIEGEKEDPHVTALDLHNLAFMGTDVLSGQGKVVVLKTGEDTFFGDIATQSSKSRGETSFDRGVKNVSKLLINFMLVMVPIVFLINGISKGDWGEAFFFSIAVAVGLTPEMLPMIITSNLAKGAITMSKKKVIVKELNAIQNLGAMDVLCTDKTGTITEDKVVLVRHVNPIGEESNRVLELAYMNSNYQTGWKNVMDHAVIEYFSENREEAELEKVEKIDEIPFDFSRRRLTVAVKTGDQQIMITKGAVEEMLKVCQYVELNGEVVPLTPELQKTMEEVSIKMNKEGMRALGVAYKLNVHDSAVYSIKDEADMVLVGFMGFLDPPKQSSITAIKSLHEHGVNVKVLTGDNEIVAQKICKEVGIEVNRVILGTELETMDDNELMDATEEVNLFAKLNPTQKARIIELLQQKGHTVGFMGDGINDAPALRTADVGISVDTAADITKEASSIILLEKSLTVLEDGVLEGRTVFGNMMKYIKMTISSNFGNVFSVLVASAFLPFLPMLSIQLLVQNLIYDIAQLTIPWDKMDEEDLMKPAKWGTSDLLKFTFSIGPISSIFDILTFVLMWFVFQANTVQDAALFHSGWFVIGLITQTVVVHVIRTKKIPFIQSRASLSVTLSTLAVVVAAVLIPGSKFGTFFDFVALPTTYWKWMILIVLAYIVLTQVVKDIYIKINKQWL